The genomic region atcttattatttaatatgtattatctaaaattaaagtaatttaatgAACACATAAAACTTAAACAGTTTCTTTTAAGTGCAACACAAGTTTGTTGAAATGAAAACATGgatgaaaaaatgttttagttgtgTTATCACTACTATTTTGGTTTCTTCACTTTATTTTGGTGGGGTGTTGTGAAGACCTTTTGAGTTTCTGTGTGTATATGACTTGACAAGAGTTATCAAATGAAATTGTGAAATACATACtattaaaatagcattttttctttcagtttaatACTCCTAGACACCAGTCTAGTATATAATGTGATGTATTGTACTGCACTACTGTTGATTTCTGAATGTTTGTTTAGTGGGCTCTCGTGTCTCACATTATCAGATTGCCAGAAGCAGCTCCCTCACAGTGATTGTATTCATTAGAGACCGCTGTAAGAGATGTTTCCTGCTGTATTAATGGTCAGTAGCTCAGGGGCTCAGATGTTGATGGATCTGTTGGTCTGTGCAGATCACGGCTGATGTCagtagacaaggcagcgctgacgACGGCTCCGAGAAGCTGAAGGTTTTCCTGCGGATCCGTCCTCTTACTGACGCAGAGAAGGAGCGAGGAGAGGAGCAGGTGAAGGAGCGAGGCACACTCTTCTGAAGCACTAGAAGTGAGGAAGGGCTTGTTTGGCTGACAGTGAAGTCTTTGTTGTGCTCTTCAGGGTTGTGTGAATGTTCAGTCTGAGGACAGTCTGCTTCTCCGAGCGCCGAAAGACTCCCGTAACATGAAGAGTGCCGAGAGAGGCGTCGCTCAGAGCCTGCACAAGTTCAGCTTCACCAAGGTAAGGCATCCACCCTTGAGGAAATCCTCACAAAGGCAAGCTTCCCCCTGGATCACACGACTCTCCTCCTTCGTGCAGATCTTTGGGCCGCAGAGCTCTCAGCAGGAGGTCTACGATCACACCGTACGGGAGATGGTGCGAGACGTTCTGCGTGGAGAGAACCGGCTCCTCTACACGTACGGCGTGACCAACTCGGGCAAAACCTACACCATACAGGGTGAGACGGCCTCCAGcacggtgtgtgtatgtgttcagctGGACGGGTGttaagagtgtgtgtttgagcaggTGCGGGTGGAGAGGTGGGTCTGCTGCCGCGAGCGCTCGTCTCCGTCTTCCTGAAGCTGTCTGGACGGCTGTACTCCGCCATGGACCTCAAGCCCGTGTTGAGCCAGGAGGTGCGCAAACTGGACGCACGAGAGGTCCGCGCTGAGGAGATGCGGCGGGACGCTCTGCTGAGAGAGGTGACACACATCTACAGGCTTGTTTCACTCATAACTAGAGCTGTGTGTTTAAACAACCCTCCGAAGAGTGTCAAATCCTCACTGTGGGATACATGTGCGAATGAACGATTAGTGATATGAAACCCATCCTGAACACTTTAAATCCCCCTTAAAACCAGATTTGATCAAGTGGAGTTTACAATATTGACTCAtgcctttttacattttaaagttgagAACCCAACTCCATGCATGGTTTGCAGTACCCCGCTTTTTATTAAAGGGACacatcacccaaaaatgaaaattcggtcattagtaattcaccttcatgtcattcttgattcacaaattaagatatttctgatgaaatctgagagcttgcCGACTGTGTTCAAGGTCACAGTCCATGAGGTTCAACGGTAATGGTatgcaaataaaaccaaaataactttattcaacagtttgttCTCTTGTGTCGGTCTCCCCCGCCATTCACGAGAGTACCACGACACACGCTAACATATATTATGATAAAACTAGAAATTGGAATGAAAACATGGCAGCTACATGTAATGTGTGAGTGTTGTTCAGGTGGAGAGCAGCGCTGGAGCTCCGTCCCGGCTGCGAGCGGGTTTGTCCTGGGACAGTGGCGTCAGTGGACTCTCAGTGACCAGTCACATCACAACACAGCTGGAGGGTGAGCCGCTCTCACATCCACCCAGAGCTACGTCACTCTCAGCACAGACTTGGGTTTGATGAGTGCTGATGTTAGGCCACTTAAAGACTCCAGCTTTGCTTGCTAGATGTGTTTGAGATGCTAACGTGACGCTGCTTCTGCGCGGTGTGTGTTTGTCCTCCAGACTCGGACGGAGTGTGTCTGGAGACGAATGGTTTGTGTCTCAGCGGTGGAGAGGATCTTGAGGAGGGTGTGCAGTTCTCCATCTGGGTCTCGTTTTATGAGATCTACAACGAGTTTCTTTACGATCTCCTGGACACGTTACCTTCACTTCAGTCCCACAAGAGAGCCACGCTACGCCTCAGCGACGACAAACATGGAAACCCTTACGTGAAGGGTGAGAATCACAAACCGAACagaaatgacatttaaatatgttttcatgagactgaactgtgtgtgtccTTGCATCAGATCTGACCTGGATCCAGGTTCAAAGTGCAGAAGAGGCCTGGAAAGTGCTGAAAGTTGGACAACGCAACCAAAGTTTTGCCAGCACTCACCTAAACCACAACTCCAGCCGCAGGTACGAAACACTGCTTCTTTACACGTGTCTTACTGTGAGCAGTTCATCCAATCATGCGTCTCGTTACAATAGGATGAAGCATTGTAACACTTGAGCTTAAAGtcatttaaactataatataacAATGATGTGTGTTCTTGACATTTCTAGCCATAGTATCTTTACCATCCGTGTTCTACATGTCAAGCCTCAAGCGGAGCTGGGACAGGTGACCAGAATCAGCGAGTGAGTCGTTCGCTTCATTAGTGGTATCTTCTGTAGTTGTGGTATTGTAGATTTAATGTGGAGCTGTCCCCTGTTTGGTCCGGCAGGCTCTCGGTGTGTGACTTGGCAGGATCTGAGCGCTGTAAAGCCCAGCAGAACGGCGAGAGAATGAAGGAGGCGAACAACATCAACACGTCTCTGCTGACGCTGGGCCGCTGCATCACTGCTCTGAGACACAACCAGAACAATAGGTGAGTGCTGCTTCACCATACGAGGAGCAGGAGGCTCGCTGGGACCTGATCCACTGACTCGGTCACCATCACAGGTCACGGCCTCCGCTGGTGGTGCCCTTCAGAGACAGCAAGTTAACCAGGGTCCTGCAGAGCTTCTTCTGTGGTCACGGCCGCTCCTGCATGCTGGTCAACATTAACCCCTGCACCTCCACATACGACGAGACGCTGCAGGCGCTCAAGTTCTCTGCCATCGCCACACAGGTAAATATGACACACTGCTCAATCTCTCCTCTCTGGAGAACGTTCTCCACTCACacatctctctctgtgtgtgtgtgtgtgtgtgtgtgtgtgtgtgtcagctggTGCACGGGCCGTGCAGTAAGACACGAGTGGCCTACATCCTGTCCCTGCTCCGAGAGCAGCATCCCAACACCACTGTACTggagcaggaggaagaggaggacgaCAGTGATGAGGAAGGAGACATCACCATGTTTGATCCTGAAGTAAATACAGCTTCACTTGAGTCTGATACTGTCATCTAGTTCACATGTGACCGCTGTATATTCTCATGTGATTGTTCTGAAGGTTAAAGCGGTTTCCTCTGTATGTCTGTGTTGTGCAGGCGCTGCTGAAGGCCATCGATGTTCTGAAGCGTGAAGTGCTGCGTCAGCGGCAGGAGAAAGAGGAGCTGGAGGCTTCTGTGCGAGAGCAGGTCTGTGCGGAGATGATGGAGGTCATCAGCCGCATGCAGGACGACTTCAGGTACTGACCACTGCTGTGTGAGTGTGGAGAAGAGAGAGATGTGGTGCATGATTTAACTTCCTTCTGTGTGCAGCGAGACGCTGGAGACCGAGAGGGACCTGATGGAGAAGAGATGTGAGAACAAACTCAACAACCTGAAGAGCAGCCTGAAGAAATACTACAGCCAGGAGCTGGAGGTCAGTCATCGGACCATTCGACCTGCTCTGAACACTGTTTGAAACGTCTCTTCTTCTCACCAAGGcttgatttatttgattaaagtatggtaacaactgtgaaatattacaatataaaacagctgttttctgtgtgattgTCTGTTCAAATATCATTGacttctgtgatcaaagctgaatttgcagcatcttcagtgtcacgtgatctttagAAATCTTTCTGATATGATggtttactgctcaagaaacatttctgattattatcaatgttgaaaacacttgtgctgctcaatattgaTGTATTTCAGGAGTCACagatgaacaaagttcaaaaggacagcgttttctataaagataattattaaaatataataaaccgAACGAGTGAACCCTTGTGTCCAGAGCTCCTGTAATCTCTGTTAGAGGATGTGATGTTTCAGTGTTTTTCTCTGGTCTTGAAGGAGCGAGACGAGGAGATCCGAGAGCTGGCTGCTGCTCTGAAGGAGAAGGACGAGGGTCACGCCGCCCCAGCGCCCATCTTCCCTCCTCTGAGTGACGTCAGTGGTCCTCGGCGCTCGCGGCGCCTGGCGTCCACACACAAGAGAGACCCGGACCACGAGAGCGTGGAGCTGACGCAGTGTAAAGCTGAGCTGGAGCAGTGCCGAGCGGAGCTGgacctcacacacacagagctgcgtCTGAAGACTCTGGGTAAGAGCAGAAACAACCGTCTCAGGATCCAGAGATCGTTCATCAACTAAAGCCTCACTCTCGTTCAGAACTGAAGCGTCTCCAGGAGAACCTGCCTGTGACGAGCACCACAGGAACCCTGACCTCTACAGCCGAGCGCAAGCTGCAGGAGGGCCAGCGGGTCAGTGCTTCTCATTTACAGTGACTGATCATCCAGTGAACACGAGGAGGGCTTGTAATGTGAAGGTTTAGATGAACGTGACACAAGGTCTTGAATGTGAACCAGTGTGATTAATCCTCCTCCGCTGATTGACGTGATTTCCAGTATGAGCTGATGTGTGTCTGGCTCACACTGAAGGCGGATCTGCAGTGTCTCATGGGACGTGTGTGTGTTGTAGAACCTGAAGCAGCTGCGGATGGAGCTCCAGATGCTGGGTGTGAAGCTGCAGTCTGGAGAAAGAGCTTGCTGTCGTAACACCGACGGAGAGAAGCTCAGAAACGCTCTGTCCTCCGCAGACGGCAAACTCGCCAAACAGGTGACCACACTTCAACAGAACTACAACACTGCAGTCTGAGCTGGGATCTTAACATACAGAATGCAGctctaaagccccgttcacaccgaGAACAAGATCGTGTTTATTCACGTGTCTGCGTCTTCAAATTCTCGAGCtcagattctgattggctgtctaaTTGTTCTGATTGTTCCGAAAATGATTCCAATGATTTCATTTAGTTGTAGTGTGCACTCTGCTATTTTATATCGAGAGAGATTTTTATAGCTATATCTTTAtggttatcgtgcttggtgtgaacgggccttaactgATGAAAATAACTGTCATTTTTACCCTTCCTGTGTAATACTGCGTTACAAACATTAATGCTGGTAATGACCATTGTATAATCCGAATAATCCACAGGTAGCCGTGCATTATATGATTTTAACGTGCTTCGCGTCAGGTGGTTCTGTGCCTCCACATTAAAATCATTGAATGCACAACTAGCCGTGGATTATCCTTTATGTAATAAGCACGTTTAGTTGAGCTATTACTGATATTCAACAGTGTCTAGCTGGTTTGTTCCACACCAACGTCTCTTCCTGTTCTCTCTTTTACTCCTTTCACACTAATTTAGATTAAATACATTTACTAGCAAAAtccagatgatgatgatgcacaAGATTCACATGCATCCCTTCCTCTAAACTACttgcttttattaattttattaacatttggtCCGTTCTAAACCCTGTTTTGACGTCCCTGGTTTCATAAGGACTAAATGAAGCATGTGCTGGTTGGCTGTGGGCTCTAACCCTGCTGGCTGCCTCCCGTCTGCTGTGTTTGTAGGATcagatgctggtggagctgcacacGAGTCTGCAGCTGGTCAAAGCAGAGCTGCGTAAGAAGGAGGATCTTCTGTCGCAGCTCCAGCGCAGCCAGCCTCCTCCAGCGCCTGCAGCGTCCGGCTCCTGTAAGAAGAGAGGCTGTGGTGTGGCCGTGACTCATGTGGAGAACCAGCCTCCTGAGAAGCGTCCCTTCTTCCGCTCGCTCTTCCCGTCTCGCACGCCCTCGCGTCAGCGTCCTGAGGTGGGCACGCCGTACACGCGTGTGCTGCGCTCGCGCCAGCCGTCCCCTCCGTCCACTCCCTTACAGCGCCGAGTCCAATACTAGCAGACAGACACCAGCTTCATCTCTGACAGGTTTATATTTCTGTCTTTAACATGATCAGGTGGACGTTTGATGCATGAATGGgatttattttaatgggaatttcccccctttttttgtttcattttatgtttgtcattttgataacattttaaaagactattacacattttattttttcatacatgagtttttctttttttgatgtgGTATATTATGCAAACCAAATCGAAATGTAAAAGCAATATAGATTCCAAATCGTAACTTGTCTTCCAAATGTGTGTTGTACATGAAGCTGACCGTAAATCTTTCATGGGTTGCTGCTTTGTTTCAGAGTTTGAGTGTGTGATGCTTTAGGAGTTCAGTGTTACTGTCACCGAATGCACTCGCTagcctttttttttgtctttgtgccGTGTGTTTAAGTTTCCTAATGCAGATTTTATCACTACATTCTTGCTCTGGCTCCTCTTTTGCACATTTTGCATTAGTTTGGGAAGGTTAGAGATGTATGTTTGTCACTTTTAAATGTCTTTCCACTGTATAATCTCAACTGAAACGAgtgtgaatgtaataaaacactccaCTGTTAAAGCTTCATCAGTTTATTTGACAGGCTCCATTGTCTGTACAGGGTTATTAACAGTGTGCTTACAggaaggcgtgtgtgtgtgtgtgagagagagagactgaggacAGGGCGAGTGGACACTGTCTCCTGATGGATGTGGTGTTGGTGTTCAGTGGGTTTAAGACACAGGTAAAgacaggtctgtggatgacggCTCTCCTTGCTCTCTAACCACAGAGATCTGTCTCAAAGCCTTGCCTTCCTCTCGCGCCTGAAACACAAGCATTTGCAAACACGTGTTACAGGTTTAATTCAGCTTGCTGTTTAGGTCCACAGTGCAGAGATCCTACCAAACCACTACAAAGAAGAATTGTTTAACGTGAAACCAAAGCGTTTCCTTCTCTGAACGTGGGGTCTGTAGTCTTTGCTGTAGGTTACATCCCAACCACAGCTTCCTGGACCGATCTACCAATAAACTAGTgtctaaacacacacagaaatgtaTGGTCAGGTAACGGTTAATGTCTCGATAATTAAAGGAACAAGATTTAATTTTAGGAATAAAGACAATAATGTTACTCATGACTAATGTTAgttttaattataaacaatacCATTCAAAGGATTGGAAGGGTACTTTGTTAttgaacatttttagttttaagaatttatggaaaaacaaatataaaattatggTTTCCTATATCAATATACCTATATCTCTCATTTCAGTAtacttatttatttctgtgatgctccgctgtattttcagcatcattcctccagtcttcagtgtcacatgatcttcagaaatcagaataatatgatgatttactgctcaagacacatttctgattattatcagtgttgaacacagttgtgctgcatttttccagggttctttgatgaacagaaagatccaaagatcaccatttattaaaattgtatcaatattgcatagtatcatccccaaaaattctaaataataatcagaaaatattactgaataaaaatgtattaattttttatttaaaaaaaaagaagttacatTTCAAGGCTTGAATCCCTTTTGATGGTGAAGGAGCCAAGTGTGACTCCTGAACGCAGAGGAACAGAGGGTTAAACATCAGCAGCAAGCTCCTTGTTTTGCTCTCTTTCCTGGAAGTGGAGCATAATTACTGTTGCTCAGCTTCTGTCACATCATGAGAAGCACTTGATGTGAATATAGTCCAGCTCATACAGCACACATCCCTCAAATCTGGGCTTTAAAGAGAGCCTACAAACCAAACTCCAAGCAGCTTCATCCTCCTGGATCAGATGTGCTTGAGCTCAGTTTCAGAAGAAGTTCTTATAGGGTCTTGTAGACTTTATAAATGTCATGATCATATCTGTTTGGAAATGATGGTTTACCAGATTGTGAAATGATCATTACAGGGCCATGCGTTACATAGGGCTTTGCAGCAGACAGATGATCTCGAGAGCAAAATGAATATACAGTATTGTGCAAAAGacttagtattttcaccaacaaaaatagttttaagtcagttatttcaatgttttgctgtagtgtgtcagcactgggggaagttgtggcctagtggttacagtttgactcctaacccaggttgtgggttcgagtcttgggctggcaataacatgactgaggtgctcttgagcaaggcactgaacccccaactgctgtgagagagtgtgtgtatgtgtgtgtgtgtgaaaagatcCAGATCTTTTGTTTGTTCATATGTTTTTAATAGCCTATTTAACAGGCAAAGctcttctgtatctaaatgcaaaaGTGTTCATAATTGTTTGGATAAAAAGAGactacggggggggggggggggtccatcttttgattattttaacaaaagcaacaataatataataattttaataaaaataattataattatatatagtctatatatatataggtcagtGGCCCTTGGCGGAATTCGGCCCCCGGAGAAAACTAACTGAGGAACCCTGGTCTAGTGTGCTTTTATAAGAACGCTACATGCAGACACCTGATGACGCAGTTCGGCGCGTGCACAGAGCTCTGTAGCTCCTCCCTCTCGGAGCTCGTCACGCTGCCGGTGTAAACACCGAGTATCGCTGTTTGTGTGACAGGTGTGTGCTGGGATGGATCTGAAGGAGAAAGTGGCTGTAGTGACCGGAGCAGCTCAGGGTTTGGGCAGGAGCTTTGTCGAAATACTCCTGAAAAACGGAGCGAAggtaaagtaaatacatttaaacaaataacCCTTtcgattatattatattatgacaaATAAACGAGCGTACAAAAAAAAGCATCTATAGACAGAATTATCCACATATGCAAAACTGGATAGTTTAATACTATCCTAGGAAAAATTGgaaaaagttattaaattatttaaaaatgtgaagcATCTTCGAAACGTTTAACCGTTTAAAAGTCTGGTTGCGAtgacataaataaaaatagataaataaatacaaaattctgaaaaataaattaagtaaacaggctaaataatttctgttcatcaaaatTCAGACATAAGTGAAGAACTGGCAGAGATAAGAACGTTTTGAAGAACGGAACTGTTCAGATCTGATtgtgttttttagttttagttcatttAGTCAATACGAAGTCTTTACACTAGTTGCTTATTAATGATATTTCAAAGTCATCCTAATTGAGGAATTTAAAAACGCGTCAGGGACCTGTTGTGTATTTCGCAGTCCTGTACTATCTTAGCTCACACTGATACATGTGATGACAGGTGGCTTTAATCGATGTGAATACATCTCTGGGAGAGGAACTGAAGAGCACACTTGATCAGGAACATGGATGTGACCGGACTGAGTTCTACACGGCTGACGTCTCATCAGAGGAAGACTTCAAAGGTCTTTACAAAATTCAGAGATGTTTTATTGTCTGGGACTGGGGATGATTACACGTGCCTCTGACTGATATGGCTTACAGTGTCACAATGCTCTATTactcacttttatccaaagcgacttacaaattaggagaacaacagaagcagtcataCCAACACCAAAGTGATGTGATGAGTCTTGTTTAGTCTAGCACACTACACATAaacgtttttaattattattattttctaaaataaattagagtGAATAGAAATGAATAGTGCTAGTATTAATTGGTCAGGTGCTGACGATGTGTCTTTAgttgttttttgaaaatggctAAAGACTGCTGCTGGAATTTAGAtcggcaggtcattccaccagctgggaacagtccagaaaaaggtctgtgagagggattttgtgcctctttgggatgcaCCACGATGCGTTTTTGGAGTGTGCATGAGTCCGAACTATTACTCAAGTGAATTATAAGAGCTTGAAAAGAGAGTGTGGATATGGtctgaatgttttttgtttttcctttcagGTGTTATGGGAAAAATTATTGAAACATTTGGCCGCATAGACATTTTTTGCAACAACGCAGGGATCATCAATGAAAAGCACTGGGAAAAGACTATAGCAATCAACCTGGTATGAGTGAGACTGCttgtctctctgtccgtctctctctctgtctgtctgtctctctgtccgtccctctgtctgtctttctctctgtctgtctttctctctgtctgtccctccgtctgtctctctgtccgtccctctgtctgtctttctctctgtctgtccctccgtctgtctctctgtccgtccctctgtctgtctttctctctgtctgtccctgtctctctctctgtctgtctgtctctccctctgtctctctgtctgtttgtctgtccctctgtatgtctctctctctctgtctgtctctgtctctctctctgtctgtctgtctctctgtccgtccctctgtctgtctttctctctgtctgtctttctctctgtctgtccctccgtctgtctctctgtccgtccctttgtctgtctttctctctgtctgtccctccgtctgtctctctgtccgtccctctgtctgtctttctctctgtctgtccctccgtctgtctctctgtccgtccctctgtctgtctttctctctgtctgtccctccgtctgtctctctgtccgtccctctgtctgtctttctctctgtctgtctgtccctccgtctgtctctctgtccgtccctctgtctgtctttctctctgtctgtccctccgtctgtctctctgtccgtccctctgtctgtctttctctctgtctgtctgtccctccgtctgtctctctgtccgtccctctgtctgtctttctctctgtctgtccctccgtctgtctctctgtccgtccctctgtctgtctttctctctgtctgtccctgtctctctgtctgtctgtctgtctctccctctgtctgtttgtctgtccctctgtatgtctctctctctctgtctgtctctctctctgtctgtctgtctctctgtccgtccctctgtctgtctttctctctgtctgtctttctctctgtctgtccctccgtctgtctctctgtccgtccctctgtctgtctttctctctgtctgtccctgtctctctctctgtctgtctgtctctccctctgtctctctgtctgtttgtctgtccctctgtatgtctctctctctctgtctgtctctgtctctctctctgtccgtctctctctctgtctgtctgtctctctgtccgtccctctgtctgtctttctctctgtcggtctctctgtctgtttgtctgtccctctgtatgtctctctctctctgtctgtctgtctatctttctgtctgtttgtctctccctctgtctgtctgtctgtctatctctctctctgtctgtccatctgtctgtctgtctctctctctgtccgtctgtctgtgtctgtctctctctctctctgtctgtctctgtgtccaTCTTTTTGTCTCTGTCcatctttctgtctttttctgtctctctgtgcatctctggctttttctgtctctctgtccatctttctgtgtttttctgtctgtccgtccgtccttCCATCTGTCGGTCTGTGTTTTCAGCTGAAGGTGTTTGTGCTCATTTCAGGGTGGAGTGGTCAGAGGAACGTATCTCGCTCTAGACCATATGAAGAAGGAAAACAGTCGTAATGGAGGAGTCATTGTCAACATCTCATCTATGGCAGGTTTGATACTGTctctgtttaaaataaacatagattaaacaattactgttttttttcaatcgctcaatatattttttgaaacagTCTTAACGTATTGAATGCCTGCAAGATGTAGTAACTCACCCAAAACGTTTAATTCACGCCTAATGATTTAAATGGTCATgattaatgatttttgtcatggTGAGGCACAGATTTTTTTCAGGATGGACATATTTGTTACATACAACTTTCATTCCATGGTATATGCAAATTCAATCTTGTTAcgtccattttttttaaaactgatttGTTGACAGACTGCTTTCTATTCTATACAAGAGTGTCAGTTTTGTCTGTGCCACTCTGACTCTACAGCATGATTTCACCATCCAGACAGCTGTGTTACTCAACAATTACACCATCAAGttcagtcagaaatcttggtgtaatctttgatgaccagctgaccttcaaagaccacattgcataAACCGCAGGTTGCATTGCACACCATCAGAAAGATGAGGTCCTTTCTAACAGAgtatgctgcacaacttcttgtccaggccatgttcatttctaggctggactactgcaatgctcatCTGGCTTGACTTCCATCAAGCACattcaaacctctacaaatgagtCAGAATGCAGCGGCACGACTGGACTGAATCCAAAAgggcccacgtcacacctctctttatctccctgCACTAGCTGCTGGTTGAGGCTCAcatcaagttaaattaaattacatttatgcatttatcagacacttttatccaaagcgacttacagtgcattcaggctatcaatttttacctatcatttgttcccggggaatcgaacccccaacaaagcgcaatgctctaccaattgagctacaagaACACTTCAAACACTTTAAAGTTCAAGACATTAATGATGGCATAAAGAAAGAACAGCCACAGCACCTGCCTACCTCCACTCCATCAAATCTACATCCCATCCAGATTTTtaattatacagtacatttatttttgtgtgtatcaTGTGTTACATGTAAACTGAAAATTCACCATTGCTTCCCCTAAGAGCTCCACTGCACGGTCTTACATGTCTTCCTCTTTCAAGACAAGCAAGGATGAATTTTCACAGTTTACATGAACCATTTAAACAGATAAATGTACCgtacaaatataaatgtattcatacagTGGTGCTGTTGTGAAGTTCCTCCTTGTTCTGAAATAGTAGTGATTGTGCAAAGCTCCATGTATATGCATCTAAACTTGAGTGATGGGCAAGATTGTGATTCCTATTTCATTACAATGGCAAGTAGGTTTGCAAAGGGGTGGAAAAGTTTCAGAAAATGTTTCCAAAAGATCCTGCAAAGTTTCTGGAAAATTTCTGTCCTTTTGTAACCCTAGTGGCATGCCATTAGCAGACATTACAACCATCCCTTGTCAAAAATTGGTTATTGATAACTGAATGGATCAGTTTGCATCTGATGGCTCacgcaatgaaaaaaaaaagtttagaaattGTGAAGAGTTTGACAATTCCACTGAGAATCAGCTCATCAGTTTTTATCAGCAACCCATGTGCATTTAGTTGGTGTATACAATTGTACTTTTTTTGCACACgtgcaaaaaaacacatttgcataaatctgttagaAATTCAAATCTGATGTGAACAAGAAGACATCAGGAAGAAAACCTCTCATTCGAGAATTGAGTCAAAGCAGTTGAGAAAAACGGTAAAGTCCTTCGTAAACCTATGATTCAACCAATATGACTGACTTTTATCTGTTGTGCACAAATGAAGATACTTTAAAGAATGTTTCCACTGCTTTTGTCCTTGCAAAgtaagtcaatggggtccaaagatGTTTTT from Carassius carassius chromosome 47, fCarCar2.1, whole genome shotgun sequence harbors:
- the kif20a gene encoding kinesin-like protein KIF20A; this translates as MALASPCALLSDEEECGAVFESTAADLGSVMRSQRFVSVLPEISVISPDADPRTHPTEITADVSRQGSADDGSEKLKVFLRIRPLTDAEKERGEEQGCVNVQSEDSLLLRAPKDSRNMKSAERGVAQSLHKFSFTKIFGPQSSQQEVYDHTVREMVRDVLRGENRLLYTYGVTNSGKTYTIQGAGGEVGLLPRALVSVFLKLSGRLYSAMDLKPVLSQEVRKLDAREVRAEEMRRDALLREVESSAGAPSRLRAGLSWDSGVSGLSVTSHITTQLEDSDGVCLETNGLCLSGGEDLEEGVQFSIWVSFYEIYNEFLYDLLDTLPSLQSHKRATLRLSDDKHGNPYVKDLTWIQVQSAEEAWKVLKVGQRNQSFASTHLNHNSSRSHSIFTIRVLHVKPQAELGQVTRISELSVCDLAGSERCKAQQNGERMKEANNINTSLLTLGRCITALRHNQNNRSRPPLVVPFRDSKLTRVLQSFFCGHGRSCMLVNINPCTSTYDETLQALKFSAIATQLVHGPCSKTRVAYILSLLREQHPNTTVLEQEEEEDDSDEEGDITMFDPEALLKAIDVLKREVLRQRQEKEELEASVREQVCAEMMEVISRMQDDFSETLETERDLMEKRCENKLNNLKSSLKKYYSQELEERDEEIRELAAALKEKDEGHAAPAPIFPPLSDVSGPRRSRRLASTHKRDPDHESVELTQCKAELEQCRAELDLTHTELRLKTLELKRLQENLPVTSTTGTLTSTAERKLQEGQRNLKQLRMELQMLGVKLQSGERACCRNTDGEKLRNALSSADGKLAKQDQMLVELHTSLQLVKAELRKKEDLLSQLQRSQPPPAPAASGSCKKRGCGVAVTHVENQPPEKRPFFRSLFPSRTPSRQRPEVGTPYTRVLRSRQPSPPSTPLQRRVQY
- the LOC132130343 gene encoding 15-hydroxyprostaglandin dehydrogenase [NAD(+)]-like, whose product is MDLKEKVAVVTGAAQGLGRSFVEILLKNGAKVALIDVNTSLGEELKSTLDQEHGCDRTEFYTADVSSEEDFKGVMGKIIETFGRIDIFCNNAGIINEKHWEKTIAINLGGVVRGTYLALDHMKKENSRNGGVIVNISSMAGLGPLPMAPIYTATKHGVVGFSRAMAAVSKLANYGVRINILCPWFVKTSFLSVMSSEEHTGSFFPLKGFAEMMIESRGCLEADVVAKAFLVLVKDESKNGDVLMIDPEGAAFVSFPEQGKNMPCTPVSLQ